Sequence from the Cucurbita pepo subsp. pepo cultivar mu-cu-16 chromosome LG02, ASM280686v2, whole genome shotgun sequence genome:
taGTTTCGGGCATTAGCAGATCAGTTATTTCGAAATCCAGAATACCACAAGCATGTAAGAAAGGCAGTCATCAAACAGGTGCTATAAATTGAACTCTATTGATGCatataatcatttaaattgTTCAACGCTGCTATTTGGTCATAGATTGCTTGATAAATGTTGGTTAAAGAAAATCTTCATAGAAgttgataaaattattgaaggaCTGTATGTAATATGTGATACGGGTTATTTGtaatgtattaaataaataaaatctttcaaGTTATCCTCATATAACTTTTGATTCCCTACAACCTGGAACAACACCATATACTAGCTTCCTTATAGGACCCTAGGATGAATGTCATATGGAAGAGTGTTAATGGAGGTGATcacatataattttttcttcaaaccaaaTCTAAAAGTTGCTACAAAATACTGtgaatgagaatgaaattgTCTTGATAGTATATGATTTGAGAGAATCTCTTCGCAAAGAAGCACTCTTGTACATGTATTATTCTTGGAAAGCAGGAGGTACGAAAGAATAATTGAGTTTGTGTTTTGTCTGttttataattgattttgaagtttattaGAACAGTAACCTGCACTTGATGAAGCATAGCATCTAGATATCAATACCCATCCCTATTGCCAGTACCTCCTTTTCCCCccattttcatgttttattcTAGTTTTGATTTACTTGTGGGAAAGAACTTAAAAGCCCGCTTCCCATATTTTTCTAACTTAAAAGCCCGCTTCCCATATTTTTCTTACTGCATATTTTCCTGTTGTCCTCCCACGTCAGTTAAAGAAATTCAGAAAACTATATGAAGGCTATGTTCCAATGAAGTACAAAATCTACctcaagaagatgaaaaagtTAGTTATCTATTAGTACGCATATTTGACTTCTCCCATCCTAAGAAGGCATAGCTTGTCTTACTGCACTGAATAATTActtgttgaaattttaacaCATCTTTGAATCTTACCAGATCAGGTGAATGGGGAGATCATGTTACTCTACAAGCAGCTGCAGACAGAGTATGTTGAATGTTTATTCTTGCTTAACTGCTGTGAAACTCCTTTTTATGTATTCTTCTTGCTCTGCTAGGAGTTTGGGTTGAAAGATACAATTCAATTTCTGTTCATTTTGTAGAATGCTTAACgtgtgaaaatttcttttaCCAATACCtaaaattctaatatttaagGGCATGTCATCTTTGTTTCACTGGAAGGTCATTTTGTACTCACCACACTTGTTTAAATGCACTAAAGGTTAATCTTGAAAATGTCGTAGGTggatcttttattttctttcaaatttatatctcTCGGTGTGCGTATGTTGTGTACTGTTATTCACTCGTGCAAGTGtcgaaacataaatatatgGATCTCTCATCATTTTTCCcatcattgaaattttaaaaaccatctCTTTCCACCCACTCAAGAAAGTATATTCCAGATTGGtgatattttgaagaaaaattaaagagagaaGAGGAGCATAAAAGAACTACTCCAGTTAAAAAATGTACCGTTATCCTTTCTGGGTATTATTGGAAATCGTTTTATCGATGAACTGGTATAAGGACACAGCAAGGTTCACATTGTGACCCGCTGTTGGCTCTGATATCTTGTTGGTATCATTTCTGCAATGTAATCGAACTCTCTTTGATCTCCCTTTCACTTTCACTTTTGTGCATATGATTGTATGTCATAGACTTGAAGAGTTTCCTAGACTTTCTAATTTCCAATTTATAATGTTGGGTAAttatttccttctctttctgtCATTTTAGCCTAGCCTTAGCAATTCATGTGTATGccaagatattttttttctgttgtGTTAATGCTCTAATACTAATGGATAGATTGTGACTGTTGATTTTACTAATTTATAGTTCGATGCAAAGATCTGCTTAGTCACATCTTTCCGAGACACCTGTTATATCGAGATCCTTCCTAAAGACAATAATCACAACAAAGGTAAAGATTTCTATAGCCAGCCAGTTAAATCGCTTCGATTGAATAGAtgatttttaacaaattagaaTTCTGAACTCTGTATGACCTCTAGAGTATAAGATATTTTCCGGAACAAGCAAATCATAATCATGGCTGGTTATTAGCCATTATTTTGTAGGCTACTTAAACTTTACACCACTGCAATATCACTGAAAGTTGAAGATTGATTATCAGAGACTGTTTTGTGTTATTTAGTTTGCAAAgtggaaaaagttaaaagtttgaTGGCACTGGACACTCTTGAACTAAGAACATTGCCACCATGCTCGAATCTTCGTCATATTTTTACCTCCGGACAACATATCTGCATCacaatttagaatatttttcgAGGCATTGTGTGCATACCGACCTCTCGTGGCACTAGTTCTCATCTAACTTAGTTAGATCACTATTTAATCTAACTTTGGCAACCCTTTCATCTTGACAGAACTTTGGCTCAGCTTTTGGTGTGAAGTGCATTATAACTCGTTATATGCCTGTGGAGGTGAGATAATACATACATACCATAGTAAACTGACCTGGTCGTTTCCTGTTCCATTAGCTTTCTTGCTGTTTAGTGGCTTAGATTTCTTGTATTGGGTCTTCTTGCAGATCTTCCTTCGAGAACTCCTAGAAGAAAGCATTGGCTTTTCTAGAGTAATGAAATGGTATCATCAACCCATATCTCCTGATTTCTTATGAATGAAATCTTAGAAAATAGCTAACACAATAATGCCATATATAGTTTTCTTCCATACAAATACCACGCAGACTTCTgtaacaatatatatatatacatataagcatagtatgtatttatttatactcACAAACTAGAAAAGAATAGGAAATTTATAGATTCCTGATCCTGTTGATTGTTTGGTTTAGTTTTGGAAGAACATTATCATTGAATGTTCAGCTGCTCATCACTCATGGCAGTTCATGTTCTTGACAAGATGCGCTTTGTCTGTATATATTGTATTGAGCTGTAGCTTTGCTCTGATCACTTCCTtagtctttctttttcaggacTATATAATTCTAAGGATTctgttatttttgttttttcgttTGAAAGTCTTCTAAATGTCCTTTTAAGTTGAAATTTGTAATGGCAGCTACTTAATTACATAGTTGTGTGGGTTTGACATTCTTTGCATTCTCTGTAGAAagtaatacattttttataaactataCAAAATGTGGGGGAGAATTCAATTAGATCCTTCGAACGACATTTTTACGTTAAAATGAAGGCGATAAGCGAAGCGGTGGTTGCTTGTAGACTCGTTTCgttatattattatcatttcaaaagttccatttcaattattaatcattgaatttttttccaaAGTAACCATTTTAGAGAAGAAATATCATTTCGGTCATTGAATACGGTTTTCatgagatttttttgtttttaatttttttttaccatggAGCTCTCTCATGCTCACTTTTGGTCATTTGtgttaatttttgtattaattaatttaatttttaaagattaattagaatttaattattttggaaaataattttttgatcactattaaaattaattaaaaatatttacatcattaattatttaaattagttaaagaGCTGAAAATCAATacggaaaaataaaattggtaaaagtataaattttaaagtttagtgactaaaaatataacattttaaaccataaaaattaaatagaggCNaaaaaaaaaaaaaaaaaaaaaaaaaaaaaaaccctatgAAATGCATAGGTCGagcttttttctttgatatcATTAGAACCATCCACAAATTTTGACTCAGACCAAAATTTCTGATAtctgaaacaaaataattaaaattagcaaAGTTATTGACGTATAAAGGTAGAGCTATGATTTAGTGAAGTTATTCTGTTCATCTCTCCAAATGCGCAACCACAACCACAACTGCTCTCACTTTGCACTCTTCTATCTTCCTCTACGATCTCAATTCAACTGTCCGTTTTGGGCCACGGATGCTACACTTCTACAACTTAGGAGGTAGAAAATATCAAAACTTGTACTAATTACCTGTTTTCCTTCCATCATAACTCATCATGCTCGTTCGATTCAGCTTGGGATTCGGACTCGGACTCGGCATTTTCACTTGCTGGCTTCTCTGAGTCCTTCGCTGATTGGTCGCCTTCAGGTGAACTCTCATCGGTTGTCGAATTGGAGCCTTTCGTGTCTTCTTTACTCGAATCTGATTCGTTCAGAGGTTTCTCGATCTTAGGCTTCGGTTTGGGAATCTTGTCGATGCTGGCAACCTGAACAAGTATATTAGTTATATAACACTAGGATTGGGTAGCACAATGTGAATAATAATTCTTCATACCATTAGATGCAGGAGAGAAAAGTTGGGAGCAAAATACCTTGTCTTGAATGTTTAAGACCTTCGAGTAAACATCTTCGGATGTAAATACTGGCGGGCTAGATGCCGAATTCCTACACAGAAAAGGAACCACCTTCAGTTCATTTTTTGCCATACTGTAGTAATACACTACAGGTTCGTAAATGAAACCaataaattgaaaactaaaattcaGTTTGATAATTCTCTTCAAAAGGATAATAGTTTTAGGATGAAATAGAAGTGAACACACGAAAGTTCGCAATCAAACTTACGTTACGTCGAgaactaataaaattataacacAATCGTAATCTATGACCAGAGTGTAAGGCAACTTGTAGAACTATGAGTTGGCAAAGAAAGATTGGGCTACTAAATTGTAACCTCTAACTTTTGTAAATACCGACAGCGAACCAGAACAGAAGTTAAGCACTGAATGAACTAATCTTGCCAGTTCAATAATTACAAGGACGACGATCTAAACCACCGCATTCAAAGCATACAAAGTCGAGAACTTCAGGAAAAGATTAGGCATCAAATCAGAAGACAATTGATAAGCAATATATTAGGGAATACTGCTCAAAGGCCAAAGCACATTCGAATGCAAACATAATGGATATAGTAAGCTGAGCATCATATTGGAAGGATACTCATTAGAATGACGTCGTCCAAATGGGGATTCATACTTAATTTGGAAGGATAATTATTAGTAAGTTGAGTGTCatggtgtcacggtcatgattgtccaaggcgtgttttGTTTGTGGCCATGTGTCGGATGTCCTgttcatgcttgtccaagacgtgttgtccatggctgCATGCCctttccaaaccccttttacttgctttcatgttagatAGACCTTTACTACTCATATTGTATCATTATGGGGTGTATGACcggtcaccaaaatcatgtctaacTCCTAAGTTATCGATGGGTTGCTCACCCTATGAATATGCTCCAAGGTGAGAGCACACATGTATTCCTTGAGACACCGCCTTATGCCTAAGGTGGATAGTTTCACAAGAGTTGTCAAGACCCGCGTCCGAGAAGTGAGCAACAATTAGATGTGAGTAAAGAGAAGTGAAGATGCAGGAAGACCAGAGAAATGTCAAGGCCGCGATTGCCATATGAAGGTGACAAGTTGAGAAGTTAACTAAAGTGTAGTGCCAATGTGGTGTGTAACAAGCTTTCAGACATCGTTAATGGGTTGGTGTCATGATGAGTAAATGTCGTGGTTGGCTTGCAAGCCTCGTCTCGAGGGTGCACCATTATGTGTGACTAGGGAATACGATGCGTGGGGCCAAGGTGGCTAAGTTGGGGCATGCTCCCCCTAGCATAGGCGAGGATATATGGAAGCCAATATGGAAGCCAATTAGTTTGCCATGGTTATTTTGATGAGTCCCGGGCTGGGTCTAAGAGAAGGGAGGGGAGGCCCTAGATGGGATAGCCCACAACCATTGGGCAATTGTTTTGCCATGCTAATGCTGTGAGTCTCCAATACCGAAGGAAGGTCCGTCAATGGGATATATCATAAGTAGCCAGTCCGAAGTCGGATTGTTATCGAGGACGATGCCAGGAGTATCACAATCCATAAAGAGATTGTGCCCCAAGTAAGTCATCGAGGACAatgactagtttaagtgggggagaatgtcacaaccatatTATGTAGATGGTAGGTTGTGACTCTCACGTTGCGACAAGCAAAGCGGAGACCCTCAAGTGGTGGTCATCCGGCCACGCGAGGGCCAAGATAAACGAGTGCCATGAGGCGACCCAGGAGAACGATGCATCATCCAATACATCATATTATGTGTGTATTGACAATAAACGAGACATAAGAAAGATAAGGGAACAAGTAGACAAGAGTGtcaaagataggcttgttgaaggatCAAGTAGGGCCCCGAGTCTTAAACTCGAAAATCGTGGTTCAAGAGGAATTTAGACATGCGGTCCTGGAGTCAAGTtcgtccatatgaaatatgaaaccTCACTTTAGTGAAAAAGTGTGGTACAAAAATTCCTTGAAGTtcacaattaaataaaaggaacTAAATCTATTCAAGATCTAACAACttacaaaattagaaattcCTCATGTTAAGACGTGTGATTACAATTTGcccacaaataataattttccacATTAGAAGAATTAATTTAGAAGTTTATGTCAACAGTTTGATTCAGTCAACAAATGAACGTCAGGAAGGAAGTCAGTAACAAAATCCCCAACAGTCAGGTTCTCATGGCAATTTTTTCTATCCATCAATGtgctattttaaaaaaattcgatTTGTATGGATAAAAAATGGCTCATTCAACTAATCAGGACAAATCGCTCAATACGGTGGAAATACCAGAAAGGAATAAGATCGGTGGTATTCTACCACGATACCAAGAGAGTACGTGCAGGAACAAAATAACATGGGACTACAACGAGCGAGATGCCAGAAACTATACAATGAAAATAAGAGATCACTTACTTCTTTTGTTCAGCTTCCTTCTCATCCAACCAGGTCGTGAACTTGTTGCTTTCACTTTTTACCTAGACAAGCCACACATAAAATTTCCAAAACACCATGCATCAGAAAGGAGCAATTTAAGAGCACTCATAAATACTAAAATACAAAGAACAACAGAGAGCAAAATCTTACCTcttgtattctttcttttggaaGCCAAGGTTTCCTAGTCTCCCAGTTTTCTATGATCTGCCATTGCTCAAAAAGGCCAAAAGGTCAATgtcttattaatttttgtagcaGAAATCATTTgtgaagaatgaaaatagaaaaaggccCACAAAGACATGGGCAAACCAACATCGGGACAATGAACATAACATGAAAGAGTCTCAATGGTTGGTAATCAAACAAAAGGGCAATTACAAATAAAGATTAGATTAGGTGAATGAATTCATAATAGACGCGTGAAAATGCGCTAGACCTCAAGTTTCATCACATGTTCTATTTAGATTGTCAAATCCTACTTTCTTACTACCATAAATTCTACATAACAAAAACTAAACCAGCTTGACAAAGTATTCAGCCTTCATCctgaaaagaagaaactaaTTCAACTTCCAATGTCATGGTATACAAACTCGAGCTCAGAGCTATAAACGTACCAAAAATCAGTCAAAGAACTCCACAACTAAGAAGCATAAGGGCATTAACACAATTGATTCTAATCCTTCGAAACACACCTACACAAAGCCACCCAAAAATCCTCCCCACGTGTGATCAACCAAAGCCTTCAGCTTCCACAGttcagagaaaaaaagagggagaaacaagaaaggaaagaaattgaaCACTCATACAACGAATTGCAAGTGAAGACATCACATGAgataatttcttttactcaGAAGCAAGATTACACTACCAATAATAAAACACAGTGAAGCTAACCCTGACCTCTCCATCATATAGGGCACAAGAACACTAGAAAGCAACAAAGGATGAATTACCCTTAGgaggaataaaataaataaggatgTTCTTAGCAAGGTATAAAACATTCTGGTCACAAAAACTGCAACTAGAAAGTAATATCCAAATGCCAATGAACCCTAATCGTCTCAACAGAACGACGCATAATAGGATTACACCAAGAGTTCACattgttaataaaaatgttgacAAGAACAGCATGATGTCTTGTCTACTTtattttgtaacaatccaaatcTAAACAATTCTAGTTGGATATCTTTGTGTAAACTCTAAACGGCAGTGTTTTAGTCTTATGTGTTCCAACTGCAAGTTACACTTGATGGGTGGTTTTCTGTAAACTTCTGTAACAATCCAAATAGGGCTAAAATACTCAATTTATTCTTCACTAGAGAgttacacacacacatatatagaATGTACCATTACAGTAAAGGATGATTATACATAGTAATATAAATGTTAACAAATATCATATGCATTAAATATTCTATCAAGCTAGTCTAGACAGTTGGatatcaaaaaataaaaataaaagggataGGTTGTtctatttaacctaaaaattgTAAGACAGACGTTAGATTGATGGAACCATTCAATGTTTTGCCAATAAAGATTTCACATTAAAGCATGTGCATGacacaaacaacaaaataaagggtaaaagaaggaaaaaaaaaaaatacataccGTTTGCAGGTCAAGAAGATATTTGCGCGCTGCTCCAACAGCCTGAGGTCTAGCAGTTAACTCTTTCAAtctacattaaaaaattagataagtTTGTAGAACTTTACTGGCCATAGTGTCACCTTTGGTAACATAGCTTCCAGCCATTTATAAGTACCTGAGGAATATTGGGTCACCAAAGCCTTTTAACATGTCAAGGCGTTCTTCAAATTCTGTGGCTGAAGCATCTTCACCGTCCATATATAGCCAATCTTGtacctaaaagaaaatagagaaataagCTTCATGACAAGCATCGTCACAATaccaccaaaagaaaatcctAACCTCATCAAGTTTCTCATTAAAAGCTTGACGTTCCTCACTTGTGCAAATCTGTTCCAACTCATTGGAGGTTTCAAACTGGCATGAAGAATAAaacaaatcattaaaaaaagtcACGAGAAGTATTACTACAGAAGTTGTAGAAAACTGCTACAAAGAATAAGAGAATGGCCTACAGGTATTGTATTTGTAGTAAGGATAGAAGAGGAAACCCAGATCCACGTTTTCAAGAATAAACAATATTCATCCTTGCCTAAGAGAATATGTGGACCCAAATCCAATTGTGATAAAATATGGATAATCCAGTACTTTTACCCTTACAAAGTCTAATCAAGGAAGCAGATAATAACCACGTATATACTATCCAAACGAATATTCTTCCCAATCGGAAATTGATAAGCCTACTTATGGTATTATTCTTAGCATCTGCTAAAACAGATTTTATAGCTTACTCTAAGCTATTTATTCACAGTTTAGACATTAATATCGACCAATTCATAATATTAACTTATTTCACTTCAAAGCTTCAAATAATAGGTTTATCAGATctcaatttaaatatgtatatatgggTAAGAAACCAAGTTTTCattaagaaagaagaatataCTAGGGcatccaaaaaaaacaagtctAGTAAAAAAACATCTCAGAAAACTATAGGAAGGGACtccaatcaaacaaaatcaaagcaatgtcataattacaaaaaaaacctAGTGACTGATGTCCACAAAGAGGTATCAAACCCAACCACAATAAGGAGTGTTTGTGTATATggcaaaataattatttaaaaaacataaaattcatcattattattttaataaatattggaaAATGAGTCGAGGGCTCAATGCATATAATCCAGTATTTATGTTCATATCATCCATGCTCTGTCACCTCAATGGCTCAATGCAACTAATTTAATGCAAAACAACAGATAACC
This genomic interval carries:
- the LOC111789096 gene encoding OTU domain-containing protein DDB_G0284757-like, giving the protein MTENYSNVSVSSSSSLSSSILAEEENLQFDNKLGKRLSHLDSIRHTPRVNGEIPNVNDATLDHERLSERLVTYGLAELQMEGDGNCQFRALADQLFRNPEYHKHVRKAVIKQLKKFRKLYEGYVPMKYKIYLKKMKKSGEWGDHVTLQAAADRFDAKICLVTSFRDTCYIEILPKDNNHNKELWLSFWCEVHYNSLYACGDLPSRTPRRKHWLF